Below is a window of Solanum stenotomum isolate F172 chromosome 7, ASM1918654v1, whole genome shotgun sequence DNA.
TGAATCTTCGGTGTGTTTGCCCCTCTGGTGTACGTTATATTTTGAATGTGATGATAACAGCTTGGTTAATTCGTGCTCATTGTATGACAACAAATTGTGAAGGGTTGACTTCTTTTGTGAAGTCCAGTAATGGCAgtatttggcttttagattatTGATGAAGCTTTAGTTTACTAATCAGAAAGCTCATTATGAGAGCCATTAGGAGCACTATATCACTGACACTCTTGCTTGCTTTGACTCCCTTTCTAAGTTGCTGCATTTGTCAAACTGCCTTAATTCCTTTGTTTTTTTAGTCCAAAACTACTTAAAGCCTTTGAGCTAATAGGTAAAGTTAAAATTTTTAGGGACAAGAGTAATCAAATATTCCCATTGAATCATCCTTTCCTTGCATCATCATGATCTTTCCTTTCCCCCCTGCTTTCCTGCATTTTTGTCGGTTGTGCTCAAATATCTTGGCGCCTCTTTGTGATAAGTACGATATAGAATATTAAAAGAGTACATTCTGTTTTTTCAGGTAGAATATGCCCCTTCACTGGCAAGAAGTCCAACAGGGCAAACAAGGTCTCTCATTCAAACCACAAAACGAAAAAGTTGCAATTCGTAAACCTTCAATACAAGAGAATTTGGTGGGAGGAAGGCAAGCGATTCGTGAAACTGAGGCTTTCAACAAAGGCCATAAAGACCATTGAGAAAAATGGACTTGATGCTGTAGCCAAGAAAGCTGGAATTGATCTCAGCAAGAAGTAGAACCTGGAACCTGAGAGCATATTTGTTTGGACACTAATTTTGATGCCCTCAAAAACCATAACTTTATTTTTTGGCATTGCTTGTTAATTTGTAGTTATATGCTTTCATGATATTACTCTCCAAGCATATCTTGATCACCTACTTTCGATGAATATCAACAATATTCTCTCGTATCttaaaaaagaacaatttaGTCTGGAAATGCAGGCTGTTCACTAATAAGCCCTGTGAAAGTGACACTGCTTCTGAAGTTCAGATAATCCCCACTTAGTCGCGGACTAAGGGTGAAGAACGAAAGGTGTTTTTTGGTCCCTCTATGCTGGGGGTGCTTCTGAAGAGTGGTTATGCACAAGCAAAAAAGGGAATGAAAGGTCCTTTTTGCGTTAGATACTCGTTTAACCTTTACATTCAAGAAACAAACGCATAGAAGGATTGATGTGATTCAAGAGGTAAAGTTCATCTAAACATTCACCTATAACAAGAACGAAACAAACTAATATTACCACCTTTGACACATTACATTACATTAAACAAGTCAAAACTTAGTCTGAACAAAGTACAGTATGTTCAGAAAGTGTTTATGCTAAAAAGCTCATTTAAAGCTATCCACCAAAGTAGATAACAAACACATTCCATTTGATTTTTTGGTTGCCACTTCTCTTCATCAGTCAACTACAGCTCTCCAAAAGATACCTGAAATCAGCATGTATTGCTTAAATTCAGTAAGGAGCTTCAAGATACTTTctgcaaaaacaaaaaactcaTTAAAGCAACAATCACACAAGTTTTTGTATGGTCATAGTAAGAGTCTAACAGACGAAAGATACATAGTAACTCGCCAACAAAGATTGATTTCAGGAAAGGTAAAAACTTACTCGCACCCAATATAAGCACTGAATCAAGTTAATCCAAGGCTAGGAAATGCAGTAGTCTGAAATTGAGATAAAACTTTGTTTTgcttttctttccttctttatAGTTCTTGCTATGCTATAGATTCTGATGCGTTTATAGACGCTTTATAAAAAGAttcattttcttata
It encodes the following:
- the LOC125871710 gene encoding 50S ribosomal protein L28, chloroplastic, encoding MATITAGISLRGPVVSGNRTFAVTKRALPKLKLSSELSFLTSQLSGIKISSTNLSSPASLSVPFKTALQPVARRICPFTGKKSNRANKVSHSNHKTKKLQFVNLQYKRIWWEEGKRFVKLRLSTKAIKTIEKNGLDAVAKKAGIDLSKK